Proteins from a genomic interval of Quercus lobata isolate SW786 chromosome 11, ValleyOak3.0 Primary Assembly, whole genome shotgun sequence:
- the LOC115966479 gene encoding uncharacterized protein LOC115966479: MEVNCEELEKALVGSDPERFFQTGSELPPQEKSAMTAFLRQNLDVFAWDPYEAPGVDPDFICHRLNVNPAITPKRQAPRRPSKEHTDAVIEEMGKNIEVYIDDMVVKSKLAPNHIDDLGNVFQTLRKYKLRLNATKCSFGVGSGKFLGYMVTHRGIEANPDQIRVIHNLQPPRNPKEVQKLTGMIAASNRFISRSADRCRPFFLLLHKWKGFEWDEECATAFQQLKEYLTQPSIMFSPEADEVLFAYIAVAPHAVSLVLIREDNSTQRPIYYVSKSLQEAETRYLPLKKAILAIVQATRKLPHYFQAHTVVVLTQLPLKSILRSADYTSRIAKWETILGAFDIKYMPRTAIKGQVLADLVAEFAEPASEGKEVLVLLGADEKMINTVSQHENTCWKAHVDGAANQRGSGLGLVLLSPEGITIEKSLRLGFSATNNEAEYEALLEGMGMIRKLGGKSVDMFSDSRLIVGQINGDMEAKDERMQEYLVRVKHLQTQFHHFRLTHVSRSGNTHADSLATLATSSAQPLPRVILVEEVLRPSTERANGIGIHSIRAGPSWMDLIVLYLKHDTLPDDKVEAGPYLLCVPPEAAELILEELHEGICGSHTGGRSLSHRALTQGYWWPSMHKEALDYVKKYDQCQRFAPSIHQPGGELNPMSSPWPFAQWGLDILGPFPKATGNRKFLLVGTDYFTKLVEAEALANIRDVDVKKFL; this comes from the exons ATGGAGGTGAACTGTGAGGAGTTGGAGAAAGCACTCGTCGGATCTGACCCAGAGAGGTTTTTTCAAACTGGCTCAGAATTGCCGCCCCAAGAGAAGTCAGCAATGACTGCCTTCCTCCGACAGAATTTAGACGTGTTTGCTTGGGACCCCTATGAGGCCCCCGGGGTAGATCCAGATTTCATCTGCCACCGCCTTAATGTGAACCCGGCCATAACCCCTAAGAGGCAAGCCCCTCGACGACCATCGAAAGAACATACTGACGCCGTGATAGAAGAG ATGGGTAAAAACATTGAAGTgtacatagacgacatggtggttaaAAGTAAGCTGGCTCCCAACCATATTGATGATCTCGGGAACGTTTTTCAAACACTAAGAAAGTATAAACTACGGCTGAACGCGACCAAATGCTCATTTGGAGTGGGATCTGGAAAGttcttgggctatatggtgactcaCAGAGGCATCGAGGCTAACCCTGACCAAATAAGAGTCATCCATAACTTACAGCCTCCTCGGAACCCAAAGGAAGTCCAGAAGCTTACTGGTATGATAGCAGCTTCAAACCGTTTCATCTCGCGCTCAGCAGATAGATGCAGGCCATTTTTTCTCCTATTGcacaagtggaaaggatttgagtgggATGAGGAATGCGCTACTGCTTTCCAACAGCTAAAGGAATACCTCACCCAACCATCGATTATGTTCAGTCCCGAGGCCGACGAGGTTTTGTTCGCCTACATAGCAGTGGCTCCACATGCAGTAAGCTTGGTGCTTATCCGAGAAGACAACAGCACACAGCGACCAATCTATTACGTTAGCAAATCGCTGCAGGAGGCAGAAACCCGTTACCTCCCCCTCAAAAAGGCTATCCTGGCCATCGTGCAGGCCACAAGAAAACTTCCCCACTATTTTCAAGCACACACGGTTGTGGTGTTAACTCAACTCCCCTTAAAATCCATCCTACGCAGCGCCGATTACACAAGTAGAATTGCAAAATGGGAAACTATTTTGGGCGCCTTTGACATTAAATACATGCCTCGTACCGCTATAAAGGGCCAGGTCCTCGCGGACCTGGTGGCAGAGTTTGCGGAGCCCGCATCAGAGGGAAAGGAAGTGTTGGTCTTACTGGGGGCTGATGAGAAGATGATCAACACGGTCTCCCAGCACGAAAACACCTGTTGGAAAGCGCACGTCGATGGCGCAGCgaaccaaaggggctcagggTTAGGACTTGTCCTGCTCTCACCTGAAGGGATAACCATAGAGAAGTCACTGAGACTCGGGTTTTCAGCCACAAATAACGAAGCCGAATATGAGGCGCTACTGGAAGGAATGGGAATGATCCGGAAGTTGGGAGGAAAATCTGTAGACATGTTCTCGGATTCAAGACTTATTGTGGGGCAGATAAATGGGGACATGGAGGCAAAGGACGAAAGAATGCAGGAGTATCTAGTTCGGGTTAAGCACCTACagacccaatttcatcacttcCGCCTGACGCACGTATCCAGAAGTGGGAACACTCATGCTGATTCTCTTGCAACGttggctacctcctcggctcaaCCCCTGCCTCGAGTCATTTTGGTAGAAGAGGTCCTCCGTCCATCAACAGAAAGGGCCAATGGGATTGGAATACATAGCATCAGGGCCGGACCGAGCTGGATGGACCTTATCGTTCTATACTTAAAGCATGACACCTTGCCAGACGATAAGGTTGAGGCTG GGCCGTACCTGCTATGTGTACCCCCAGAGGCTGCAGAACTCATCCTGGAAGAgttacatgaaggaatttgcggaAGTCACACAGGGGGTAGGTCTTTGTCTCATAGAGCCTTAACGCagggttattggtggccgagcatgcataaGGAAGCCCTGGATTATGTGAAGAAGTATGACcaatgccaaagattcgccccgagCATACACCAGCCTGGTGGAGAGCTAAACCCAATGTCTAGTCcctggccatttgcacaatggggcctAGATATACTTGGTCCATTCCCCAAGGCAACAGGGAATAGAAAATTTCTTCTCGTCGGCaccgactacttcaccaaattggTAGAGGCGGAGGCGCTGGCAAACATTAGAGACGTCGATGTCAAGAAGTTTCTCTAG
- the LOC115966480 gene encoding uncharacterized protein LOC115966480: MAGDPLKRNQNLYCAYHQEPDHTTDDCRNLKNYLDRLVREGKLRHLLYRSERWQEQSSNETRQSALRPPIGTINVILAAPGRTGSVPFRVMSVSNLPTKPDDREPKRARVSATPLIGFTEEDKQGTIQPHDDALVVTLRIGGYDVKRVLVDQGSAVEIMYPDLYKGLNLKQEDLLPYNSPLLSFEGKVVIPKGMIRLPVQTESEVVEVNFIVVDAYSPYTAIVARPWLHTLGVVSSTLHQNVKYPSGGQVKEIIRNQGVARQCMVSAILRKQDRVTSTSAKSGL; this comes from the coding sequence atggctggCGATCCTTTGAAGCGTAATCAGAACCTATATTGCGCATACCATCAGGAACCCGATCACACTACTGATGATTGTAGGAACCTGAAGAACTATTTAGACAGGCtcgtccgagaagggaagctaAGACATCTGCTGTATCGCTCTGAAAGATGGCAAGAACAGTCAAGTAATGAAACCAGACAAAGTGCGTTGAGGCCGCCCATTGGCACGATTAATGTCATTCTCGCCGCACCTGGAAGGACAGGCTCTGTCCCCTTCAGGGTAATGTCAGTGAGCAATCTCCCGACTAAGCCAGATGACAGGGAACCTAAGAGGGCTAGGGTGAGCGCCACGCCATTGATTGGGTTCACGGAGGAAGACAAACAAGGGACTATCcagccccatgatgatgccTTAGTCGTGACGCTCAGGATAGGAGGTTATGATGTCAAAAGGGTGTTAGTTGATCAAGGCAGCGCGgtggagataatgtaccctgatttgtATAAGGGATTGAACTTGAAACAGGAAGACCTGTTGCCATACAATTCCCCCCTGCTTAGCTTTGAAGGAAAGGTCGTCATCCCAAAAGGCATGATTAGGTTGCCGGTGCAAACGGAGTCGGAGGTGGTAGAAGTGAACTTCATTGTCGTAGATGCATACTCCCCTTACACAGCCATAGTGGCCCGGCCATGGCTTCATACCCTAGGGGTTGTGTCATCAACCTTGCACCAAAATGTGAAATATCCGTCAGGAGGCCAGGTCAAAGAGATAATAAGGAACCAGGGGGTtgctaggcaatgcatggtgtcggcAATCCTGCGAAAGCAGGATCGTGTAACTTCCACGTCGGCCAAGAgcggcttatag